A stretch of the Mycolicibacterium celeriflavum genome encodes the following:
- a CDS encoding SDR family NAD(P)-dependent oxidoreductase — MKNAVVTGGGSGIGQAVAHRLRADGMHVAVIDINPSDEEFAFTADVTDRAQVDEALDAVRAQLGPVTVLVNAAGMEKFKRFTDLSFADWQRVIDVNLNGVFHCIQSVLPDMVEAGWGRIVNISSSSTHSGQPYMSSYVAAKSAVNGLTKSLALEYGPSGITVNAVPPGFIDTPMLRKSEERGYLVVQQNIDTTPVRRIGRPEDIAAACAFLVSEEAGYITGQILGVNGGRNT, encoded by the coding sequence ATGAAGAACGCCGTCGTGACCGGAGGTGGTTCGGGCATCGGACAGGCCGTGGCGCACCGCTTGCGCGCCGACGGCATGCATGTTGCCGTCATCGACATCAACCCGTCGGACGAAGAGTTCGCCTTCACCGCGGACGTGACCGACCGCGCCCAGGTGGACGAGGCGCTCGACGCGGTGCGCGCCCAACTCGGGCCGGTGACGGTTCTGGTGAACGCCGCGGGCATGGAGAAGTTCAAACGTTTCACCGATCTGAGTTTCGCCGATTGGCAACGCGTGATCGACGTCAACCTCAACGGGGTGTTCCACTGCATCCAGTCGGTGCTGCCCGACATGGTCGAGGCGGGCTGGGGCCGGATCGTCAACATCTCCTCGTCGAGCACCCATTCCGGGCAGCCCTACATGTCGTCGTATGTGGCGGCCAAGTCGGCGGTCAACGGGCTGACGAAGTCGCTTGCGCTGGAGTATGGACCCAGCGGCATCACGGTCAACGCGGTGCCTCCGGGATTCATCGACACCCCGATGCTGCGCAAGTCCGAGGAGCGCGGCTACCTGGTGGTGCAGCAGAACATCGACACCACCCCGGTGCGCCGGATCGGCAGGCCCGAGGACATCGCGGCCGCATGCGCGTTCCTGGTCTCCGAGGAGGCCGGCTACATCACCGGGCAGATCTTGGGCGTCAACGGCGGCCGAAACACGTAG
- a CDS encoding aldehyde dehydrogenase family protein has product MQEATTISGDEAAPDAAVDRRLLIGGKLLETSRAFPSINPATGEVLGHAPDATVADAEAAVAAARRAFDGTDWSTNTELRIRCLEQFHRALVEHRDELAALTIAEVGATETLCQGAQLDQPIEIVRYYAELVKSYPLTEDLGNIESRGMQHHRWVEKEAAGVVAAIIAYNYPNQLALAKLAPALAAGCTVILKSAPDTPLITLALGELIAEHTDIPAGVVNVLSGADPDVGAALTTSPDVDMVTFTGSTPTGRRIMAAASETLKKVFLELGGKSAAIVLDDADFNTAALFSAFSMVTHAGQGCALTSRLLVPRSHHDEIVELVKNNFGLVRYGDPADPQTYMGPLISGKQRDKVDGMVMRAVAAGATVVTGGEKVDPGYFYTPTLLTDVDPDSEIAQEEVFGPVLAVIAYDDDDDAVRIANNSIYGLSGAVFGSQDRALAVARRIRTGTFSINGGNYFSPDSPFGGYKQSGIGREMGTAGLEEFLESKTFATVVS; this is encoded by the coding sequence ATGCAGGAAGCGACGACCATCTCGGGTGACGAAGCGGCTCCCGATGCCGCCGTCGACCGGCGCCTGCTGATCGGCGGAAAGCTGCTCGAGACCTCCCGGGCGTTTCCTTCCATCAACCCCGCCACCGGTGAGGTGCTCGGGCATGCGCCCGACGCCACGGTCGCCGACGCCGAAGCCGCGGTGGCGGCGGCGCGGCGCGCGTTCGACGGGACCGACTGGTCGACGAACACCGAACTGCGCATCCGTTGCCTCGAACAATTCCACCGCGCACTGGTCGAGCACCGCGACGAGCTCGCCGCTCTGACGATCGCTGAAGTCGGCGCCACGGAGACGCTTTGTCAGGGCGCACAGCTGGACCAACCCATCGAGATCGTGCGCTACTACGCCGAGCTGGTGAAGAGCTATCCGCTGACGGAGGATCTCGGCAACATCGAGAGCCGCGGCATGCAGCACCACCGCTGGGTGGAGAAGGAAGCCGCAGGCGTGGTGGCGGCGATCATCGCCTACAACTATCCGAACCAGTTGGCGCTCGCGAAGCTGGCGCCGGCGCTGGCCGCCGGGTGCACGGTGATCCTGAAGTCCGCGCCCGACACCCCGCTGATCACCCTGGCGCTCGGTGAGCTGATCGCCGAGCACACCGACATCCCCGCCGGCGTCGTCAACGTGCTCAGCGGGGCCGACCCCGACGTGGGCGCAGCGCTGACCACCAGCCCGGACGTGGACATGGTGACGTTCACCGGGTCGACGCCGACCGGCCGCCGGATCATGGCGGCCGCCAGCGAGACGCTGAAGAAGGTCTTCCTTGAACTGGGCGGCAAGTCGGCCGCGATCGTCCTCGACGACGCCGACTTCAACACGGCCGCGCTGTTCAGTGCGTTCAGCATGGTGACCCATGCCGGCCAGGGCTGCGCGTTGACGTCGCGGCTGCTGGTGCCGCGTTCGCACCACGACGAGATCGTGGAGCTGGTCAAGAACAACTTCGGCCTCGTGCGTTACGGCGACCCGGCCGATCCCCAGACGTACATGGGGCCACTTATCAGCGGGAAGCAGCGGGACAAGGTCGATGGCATGGTCATGCGGGCCGTGGCGGCCGGCGCGACGGTGGTGACCGGCGGCGAGAAGGTCGACCCCGGCTACTTCTATACGCCGACGCTGCTCACCGACGTCGATCCAGACAGCGAGATCGCGCAGGAAGAAGTCTTCGGTCCCGTGCTCGCCGTCATCGCTTACGACGACGATGACGATGCGGTGCGGATCGCGAACAACTCGATCTACGGACTGTCGGGCGCGGTGTTCGGCAGCCAGGACAGGGCGCTGGCGGTCGCGCGCCGGATCCGCACCGGTACCTTCTCGATCAACGGCGGCAACTACTTCAGCCCCGACAGTCCGTTCGGCGGATACAAACAGTCCGGCATCGGCCGCGAGATGGGCACCGCGGGACTCGAAGAGTTCCTGGAATCGAAGACCTTTGCAACGGTGGTGAGTTGA
- a CDS encoding CaiB/BaiF CoA transferase family protein — MSRPLEGIRVLEVAMYGFVPSAGAVLREWGADVVKVEHAVTGDPQRGLRQTGLLRVEGDPNPNIEHANRGKRSIGLDMSVPEGKEVLLELARRADVFLTSFLPGHRQKFGIDVDDIRAVKPDIIYARGSALGPRGEESVKGGYDMTAFWCRAGTAATITPPGTPGMVGPPGPAYGDTISGTNLAGGIAAALLKRERTGEPSVVDVSLLGSGLWSLGHTVALTKHLGQRMEAFPPGVHGSPINPLVGLYPTADDRYISFVMMQPTKFWADVCKHMDLDELADDPRFATVESIAENTETAAEILKEAMSKRPLAEWSERFATLLGPWAPVQDTLQAAEDAQIRANEYMVQAGELELVANPVQFDVTAPQSGPAPSFAEQTDEILLELGLDWDRIIELKTAGAVT; from the coding sequence ATGAGTAGACCGCTTGAAGGCATTCGCGTCTTGGAAGTCGCGATGTACGGGTTTGTTCCATCCGCAGGCGCGGTGCTGCGCGAGTGGGGCGCCGACGTCGTCAAGGTCGAACATGCGGTGACGGGTGACCCGCAACGCGGGCTGCGGCAGACCGGCCTGCTGCGCGTCGAAGGCGATCCGAACCCCAACATCGAGCACGCCAACCGGGGCAAACGCAGCATCGGGCTCGACATGTCGGTGCCCGAGGGCAAAGAGGTGCTGCTGGAACTCGCCCGCCGCGCCGACGTCTTCTTGACCAGCTTCCTGCCCGGGCATCGGCAGAAGTTCGGCATCGACGTCGACGACATCCGCGCCGTGAAACCCGACATCATCTACGCCCGCGGCAGCGCGCTGGGCCCACGCGGCGAGGAGTCGGTCAAGGGCGGGTACGACATGACCGCGTTCTGGTGCCGGGCCGGCACCGCGGCCACCATCACGCCGCCCGGCACGCCGGGCATGGTCGGCCCTCCCGGTCCGGCTTACGGCGACACCATCTCCGGCACGAACCTGGCCGGCGGGATCGCCGCGGCGCTACTGAAACGCGAGCGCACCGGCGAGCCGTCGGTGGTCGACGTCTCGCTGCTGGGCAGTGGGCTGTGGTCGCTCGGGCACACTGTCGCGCTGACCAAGCATCTCGGCCAGCGCATGGAGGCCTTCCCGCCGGGCGTGCACGGCTCGCCGATCAACCCGCTCGTCGGGCTCTACCCGACCGCCGACGACCGCTACATCTCGTTTGTGATGATGCAGCCGACCAAGTTCTGGGCTGACGTCTGCAAGCACATGGACCTCGACGAGCTCGCCGACGATCCGCGCTTCGCGACCGTCGAGTCGATCGCCGAGAACACCGAGACGGCCGCCGAGATCCTGAAGGAGGCGATGTCCAAGCGGCCGCTGGCCGAGTGGAGCGAGCGGTTCGCGACGCTGCTCGGACCGTGGGCACCGGTGCAGGACACCCTGCAGGCCGCCGAGGACGCGCAGATCCGGGCGAACGAATACATGGTGCAGGCGGGCGAACTCGAACTGGTCGCAAACCCCGTGCAGTTCGATGTCACCGCTCCGCAATCCGGTCCCGCGCCCAGCTTCGCCGAGCAAACCGACGAAATTTTGCTGGAACTCGGGTTGGATTGGGACCGCATCATCGAGCTCAAGACGGCCGGCGCGGTCACCTAG
- a CDS encoding OB-fold domain-containing protein: MPFVASIGTYLPCWGTPQRRVPGDDEDAITLAVEAGRAALTASGAVERVVLVSRDLPLLDSSNAAVLLAGLGLDPELEVDERLGGAPATLDAVSSARPRTLIIGTDLDPAGAAAILTAERGLQVRTAARVARSLPVRTRKSTGDVHDYGDPRLLHERGLIASLEAAWLDTPAAVAGVDHAWAAELTLGDPPELPTTGASASLFAMAGMSERNSTGPLVAVEQASLSGITVTGGVAELHRREPTARPQPEGTVVGDAEIPISLAAYERAFEAKVRWEAGRHPDSEELEFPPRYRLADNGTLSTGYELIPLPRTGTVYTETTVHIPVPGLRSPYSLVIVELDGVGVRALVKVTGAEPGSVDIGTRGRLALRRVAVRSGVPDYGYMFEPDAVAA; encoded by the coding sequence ATGCCCTTTGTCGCGTCGATCGGCACGTACCTGCCGTGTTGGGGTACGCCCCAACGCCGCGTGCCCGGCGACGACGAGGACGCGATCACCCTGGCCGTCGAGGCTGGCCGGGCGGCGTTGACCGCCAGCGGAGCCGTCGAGCGGGTGGTGTTGGTCAGCCGCGATCTGCCGTTGCTCGACAGCAGCAACGCGGCGGTGCTGCTCGCCGGGCTCGGGCTCGACCCGGAACTGGAGGTCGACGAGCGGCTCGGCGGTGCGCCCGCGACGCTGGACGCGGTCAGCTCCGCGCGGCCGCGGACATTGATCATCGGCACCGACCTGGACCCGGCGGGTGCGGCCGCGATCCTGACCGCAGAGCGCGGGCTGCAGGTACGCACCGCGGCCCGCGTGGCGCGCAGCCTTCCGGTGCGCACGCGCAAGTCGACCGGCGACGTGCACGACTACGGCGACCCCCGGCTCCTGCATGAACGAGGTCTCATCGCCTCGTTGGAAGCGGCATGGCTCGACACCCCGGCCGCGGTCGCGGGCGTCGACCATGCGTGGGCGGCCGAGCTGACGCTCGGTGATCCGCCCGAGTTGCCTACCACCGGCGCGAGTGCCAGCCTGTTCGCGATGGCCGGGATGTCCGAACGGAATTCGACCGGCCCCCTCGTCGCCGTCGAACAGGCCAGTCTCTCGGGCATCACTGTCACCGGCGGTGTCGCCGAGTTGCATCGGCGCGAGCCGACGGCGCGTCCCCAACCCGAGGGAACGGTCGTCGGGGACGCGGAAATCCCGATCTCGCTGGCCGCCTATGAGCGGGCCTTCGAAGCCAAGGTGCGCTGGGAAGCCGGTCGTCACCCCGATTCTGAGGAGCTGGAGTTCCCGCCCCGCTACCGGTTGGCCGACAACGGCACGCTGTCGACCGGCTATGAGCTGATTCCGTTGCCGCGCACCGGAACCGTGTACACCGAGACGACAGTGCACATCCCGGTGCCCGGTCTGCGCTCGCCCTACTCACTGGTGATCGTCGAGCTCGACGGCGTCGGCGTGCGGGCGCTGGTGAAGGTGACCGGAGCCGAGCCGGGGTCGGTTGACATCGGCACCCGCGGCCGACTGGCGCTGCGCCGCGTCGCCGTGCGGTCCGGAGTGCCCGATTACGGCTACATGTTCGAGCCGGACGCGGTGGCGGCATGA
- a CDS encoding thiolase C-terminal domain-containing protein yields MRRVAVVGAGMTAFGEHFALGLKDLLPMAFAECAASVDKGLKKSDLQAAWFGAMGTADGFPAGILADTLGLPDLPVTRVENSCATGNDAIRNALFGVASGAFDVALVMGADKLRDTTSRDMLWEWEAMARDMAWDYPLGVVSPAGFALHVRRYLHESHATPEHLAMVAVKNHRHGANNPKARLRFEITMKQAMEAPIVVTPFRLYDCAPQSDGAAALVLAAEDVVDRFTNRPVWIRGVGLGLDSVMHQHKADMTTMPATVRAAKQAFEMASLVPGDVHVAEVHDFFTGIELISYEDLGFAERFGGHKLVEAEVTTIGGGLPVNPSGGLKAKGHPPGATGVAQCVELFAQLRGEAVNQVDGARIGLAHNIGGPTAVAAVTILEGDGNGAG; encoded by the coding sequence ATGAGGCGCGTAGCGGTTGTGGGCGCCGGAATGACCGCGTTCGGTGAACATTTCGCGCTCGGACTCAAGGATCTTCTGCCGATGGCGTTCGCCGAATGCGCGGCCAGCGTCGACAAGGGCTTGAAGAAATCGGACCTGCAGGCCGCCTGGTTCGGCGCAATGGGTACCGCCGACGGGTTTCCGGCCGGCATTCTGGCCGATACGCTCGGGCTGCCCGATCTGCCGGTCACTCGCGTCGAAAACTCCTGCGCCACTGGTAACGACGCAATTCGCAATGCCCTGTTCGGCGTCGCATCGGGTGCCTTCGACGTCGCGCTGGTGATGGGCGCCGACAAGCTGCGCGACACCACGTCACGAGACATGTTGTGGGAGTGGGAGGCGATGGCCCGCGACATGGCCTGGGACTACCCGCTCGGCGTGGTCTCGCCCGCCGGCTTCGCATTGCACGTCCGCCGCTACCTGCACGAGTCACATGCAACACCTGAGCACCTTGCCATGGTTGCCGTGAAGAACCACCGGCACGGCGCGAACAACCCCAAGGCGCGGCTGCGGTTCGAGATCACGATGAAACAGGCGATGGAAGCGCCGATCGTCGTCACCCCGTTTCGGCTCTACGACTGCGCGCCCCAGAGCGACGGCGCGGCCGCCCTCGTGCTCGCGGCGGAAGACGTCGTCGACCGATTCACCAACCGCCCGGTGTGGATTCGGGGCGTCGGCCTTGGCCTGGACTCCGTGATGCACCAACACAAAGCGGACATGACGACGATGCCCGCGACGGTGCGGGCCGCCAAGCAGGCTTTTGAGATGGCCAGTCTTGTTCCTGGCGATGTTCATGTTGCTGAAGTTCACGATTTCTTCACGGGCATCGAGCTGATCAGCTATGAAGATCTGGGATTCGCCGAGAGGTTCGGGGGACACAAACTCGTCGAAGCAGAAGTGACGACTATCGGCGGGGGGTTGCCCGTGAACCCGAGCGGAGGACTGAAGGCCAAGGGGCATCCGCCCGGCGCGACAGGTGTCGCGCAATGCGTCGAGCTGTTCGCACAACTTCGCGGTGAAGCCGTGAACCAGGTGGACGGTGCCCGGATCGGCCTTGCCCATAACATTGGCGGGCCAACCGCGGTCGCGGCGGTGACCATCCTGGAAGGAGACGGCAATGGCGCAGGGTAG
- a CDS encoding MlaE family ABC transporter permease — MAQGSGPERWSAGLPPLRNLAGPMQAVGALFAMSADAVRFVFRRPFQWREFLEQCWFIARVSLAPTLLVAIPFTVLVSFTLNILLRELGAADLSGAGAAFGAVTQVGPIVTVLIVAGAGATAMCADLGSRTIREEIDAMEVLGINPVQRLVTPRMLASGLVALLLNSLVVIIGIIGGYTFSVFIQDVNPGAFAAGITLLTGVPEVIISCVKAALFGLIAGLVACFRGLTITGGGAKAVGNAVNETVVYAFMALFVINVVVTAIGIQMTTG, encoded by the coding sequence ATGGCGCAGGGTAGTGGGCCGGAGCGCTGGTCTGCTGGGTTGCCGCCGTTGCGGAACCTTGCGGGGCCGATGCAGGCGGTTGGTGCGTTGTTTGCGATGTCGGCTGATGCGGTGCGGTTTGTGTTTCGGCGGCCGTTTCAGTGGCGGGAGTTTTTGGAGCAGTGTTGGTTCATTGCGCGGGTGTCGTTGGCGCCGACGTTGTTGGTGGCGATTCCGTTCACGGTGTTGGTCAGTTTCACGCTCAATATTTTGTTGCGGGAGTTGGGTGCGGCTGATCTGAGTGGGGCGGGTGCGGCGTTCGGCGCGGTGACGCAGGTGGGTCCGATCGTGACGGTGTTGATTGTGGCCGGTGCGGGGGCCACGGCGATGTGTGCTGATCTGGGTTCGCGCACGATCCGTGAGGAGATTGATGCGATGGAGGTGTTGGGCATCAATCCGGTGCAGCGGTTGGTCACGCCGCGGATGTTGGCTTCGGGGTTGGTAGCGTTGTTGCTCAACAGTTTGGTGGTGATCATCGGGATCATTGGTGGTTACACGTTTTCGGTGTTCATCCAGGACGTCAACCCGGGCGCGTTCGCGGCGGGGATCACGTTGTTGACCGGGGTGCCCGAGGTGATCATCTCGTGTGTCAAGGCGGCGTTGTTCGGGTTGATCGCGGGTCTGGTGGCGTGTTTTCGGGGGTTGACGATCACCGGTGGTGGGGCCAAGGCGGTGGGCAATGCGGTCAACGAGACGGTGGTGTATGCGTTCATGGCCCTGTTCGTGATCAACGTGGTCGTCACCGCGATCGGTATCCAGATGACGACGGGCTAG
- a CDS encoding MlaE family ABC transporter permease: MGTVAVIRSTYPRLTRGARRPVEFLGRIGDHMLFYLRALAGVPHAAVHFRKEIVRLIAEISMGAGTLAMIGGTVAIVGFLTLAAGGTLAVQGYSSLGDIGIEALTGFLAAFINVRIAAPVVAGIGLAATFGAGVTAQLGAMRINEEIDALESMAIRPVEYLVSTRIVAGMVAITPLYSIAVILSFVASQFTTVVLFGQSGGLYDHYFDTFLNPIDLLWSFLQAVLMAITILLIHTYFGYFASGGPSGVGVAVGNAVRTSLVVVVSVTLLVSLSIYGSNGNFNLSG; this comes from the coding sequence ATGGGCACAGTGGCGGTGATCCGTAGCACTTATCCGCGGTTGACGCGCGGGGCGCGGCGGCCGGTGGAGTTTTTGGGTCGCATCGGCGATCACATGTTGTTTTATCTGCGGGCGTTGGCCGGGGTGCCGCATGCGGCGGTGCATTTCCGTAAGGAGATCGTGCGGTTGATCGCCGAGATCTCCATGGGTGCGGGCACGTTGGCGATGATCGGCGGCACCGTTGCGATCGTGGGGTTTTTGACGTTGGCCGCCGGCGGCACGCTGGCGGTGCAGGGGTATTCGTCGTTGGGCGATATCGGGATCGAGGCGCTGACGGGGTTTTTGGCGGCGTTCATCAATGTGCGTATCGCTGCGCCGGTGGTGGCCGGGATCGGGTTGGCGGCCACGTTCGGGGCTGGGGTGACCGCGCAGTTGGGCGCGATGCGCATCAACGAGGAGATCGACGCGCTGGAATCGATGGCGATCCGGCCGGTGGAATACCTGGTCAGCACCCGCATCGTGGCCGGGATGGTGGCGATCACGCCGCTGTATTCGATCGCGGTGATCCTGTCCTTCGTCGCGTCGCAGTTCACCACGGTAGTGTTGTTCGGCCAGTCCGGCGGCCTCTATGACCACTACTTCGACACCTTCTTGAACCCGATCGACCTGTTGTGGTCGTTCCTGCAGGCGGTGCTGATGGCGATCACCATCCTGTTGATCCACACCTACTTCGGCTACTTCGCCTCCGGCGGCCCCTCCGGCGTCGGCGTCGCGGTCGGCAACGCGGTACGCACCAGCCTGGTCGTCGTCGTCTCGGTCACCCTGCTGGTCTCCCTGTCCATCTACGGTTCCAACGGCAACTTCAACCTCTCGGGATAA
- a CDS encoding MCE family protein yields the protein MKSSVVRPLTGLGMIVAIGLIIALAVSLFRGDWADTVPVTVISDRAGLVMNPEAKVKMRGVQVGQVDKIERRPDGTAALTLAMDRSALHLIPGNVDVDITSTTVFGAKFVQMNAPQDPSSQTLRPGQVIQSKHVTVEINTVFQKLVQVLDKIDPAKLNQTLGAIASAFNGRGEKFGQTLVDFNALLAKIEPSLPNLAHDIEAAVPTLSAYGDAAPDLMSTIESTTQISNSIVDQQQNLDEFLVSAIGLADIGNEVIGGNRQALTDVTHVLLPTVELLSRYRESLWCGIGGLIPFSKSGPQYSGIIVNAGLTLGVERYRYPGDLPKVAATSGGKDYCQELGLPELPPEFVPPMIVGDVGNDPNRYGNAGILLNSEGLKNWLFGPLDGPPRNTSQIGMPG from the coding sequence ATGAAGAGCAGTGTCGTTCGCCCACTGACGGGCCTGGGCATGATCGTGGCCATCGGCCTCATCATCGCCCTGGCCGTCAGCCTGTTCCGGGGCGATTGGGCCGATACCGTTCCGGTGACGGTGATCTCGGATCGTGCCGGGCTGGTGATGAACCCCGAGGCCAAGGTCAAGATGCGCGGCGTCCAGGTGGGCCAGGTCGACAAGATCGAAAGACGTCCCGACGGCACGGCTGCGCTTACCCTGGCGATGGATCGCTCTGCGCTGCACCTCATTCCGGGCAACGTGGACGTCGACATCACGTCGACGACCGTCTTCGGTGCGAAGTTCGTCCAGATGAACGCACCGCAGGATCCGTCGTCTCAGACGCTGCGTCCCGGGCAGGTCATCCAGAGCAAGCACGTCACGGTCGAGATCAACACCGTCTTCCAGAAACTGGTTCAGGTGCTCGACAAGATCGATCCCGCCAAGCTCAACCAGACGCTCGGAGCGATCGCGAGCGCGTTCAACGGCCGCGGCGAGAAGTTCGGCCAGACACTCGTCGACTTCAACGCGTTGCTGGCGAAGATCGAACCGAGCCTGCCGAACCTCGCCCATGACATCGAGGCCGCGGTGCCGACGCTCAGCGCCTACGGCGATGCTGCGCCGGATCTGATGTCGACGATTGAGAGCACCACGCAGATCAGCAACTCGATCGTCGATCAGCAGCAAAACCTCGACGAGTTCCTGGTCAGCGCAATCGGTTTGGCGGACATCGGCAACGAAGTGATCGGCGGGAACCGGCAGGCGCTCACCGACGTGACCCACGTGCTCCTGCCGACCGTGGAACTGCTCAGCAGGTATCGGGAGTCGCTGTGGTGCGGCATCGGTGGCCTGATCCCGTTCTCGAAGTCTGGGCCCCAGTACTCGGGCATCATCGTCAATGCCGGCCTGACACTCGGCGTGGAACGCTATCGCTATCCCGGCGACCTGCCCAAGGTCGCGGCAACGAGCGGTGGTAAGGACTACTGCCAGGAATTGGGCCTTCCGGAACTGCCACCGGAGTTCGTACCGCCGATGATCGTCGGTGACGTCGGCAACGACCCGAACCGCTACGGAAACGCCGGCATCCTGCTGAACTCCGAGGGCCTCAAAAACTGGCTGTTCGGGCCACTCGACGGCCCACCCCGTAACACCTCGCAGATTGGGATGCCGGGATGA
- a CDS encoding MCE family protein has protein sequence MTRSTGTLIKFSIFALVMTVLTAFLFVVFSESRTGSTESYSAVFNDASRLEAGDSVRIAGIRVGTVQDVSLQADRKVLVKFDADRSTKLTTGTKAAIRYLNLVGDRYLELIDTPDSAKILPAGAQIPESRTAPALDLDLLLGGLKPVIQGLNPEDVNGLTSSLIQILQGQGGTLESLLSKSSSFTNSLADNNQVIEQLIDSLRTTLDTLSKDGDDFSGAIDRLSRLIEGLSADRDPIGTAIESLDNGTTSLADLLGRARSPLNNTVDQLARLAPLVNTDLERLDATIQRLPEIYRKLARVGSYGAFFPYYICGVTFRASDLEGRTVVFPWIRQETGRCVDE, from the coding sequence ATGACGCGTTCAACGGGCACGCTGATCAAATTCAGCATCTTCGCATTGGTGATGACGGTGCTGACCGCCTTCCTGTTCGTCGTGTTCAGTGAGTCGAGAACCGGTTCGACGGAGAGCTATTCGGCCGTCTTCAACGATGCGTCGCGGCTCGAGGCGGGCGACAGCGTGCGGATCGCCGGCATCCGCGTCGGGACCGTGCAGGACGTTTCGCTGCAGGCTGATCGGAAGGTGCTGGTCAAGTTCGACGCCGACCGCAGCACCAAGCTGACCACCGGCACCAAGGCCGCCATCCGCTATCTCAACCTGGTCGGCGACCGCTACCTGGAGCTCATCGACACCCCGGACTCCGCGAAGATCCTGCCAGCCGGCGCTCAGATTCCGGAGAGTCGCACCGCCCCCGCACTCGACCTCGACCTGCTGCTCGGCGGCCTGAAACCCGTTATCCAGGGGCTGAATCCCGAAGATGTCAACGGTCTCACCTCTTCGCTGATCCAGATCCTGCAGGGTCAGGGCGGCACCCTGGAATCGTTGCTGTCGAAATCGTCGTCGTTCACCAACTCCCTCGCGGACAACAATCAGGTCATCGAGCAGTTGATCGACAGTCTGCGCACCACACTCGACACCTTGTCCAAAGACGGCGACGACTTCTCGGGCGCTATCGACAGGCTCAGCCGGCTCATCGAGGGCCTCTCGGCCGACCGCGATCCGATCGGTACCGCGATCGAGTCCCTGGACAACGGGACGACGTCGCTCGCCGATCTGCTCGGCCGGGCACGGTCACCGCTGAACAACACCGTTGATCAGCTGGCCCGACTGGCCCCGTTGGTCAACACCGACTTGGAACGCCTCGACGCGACGATCCAGCGCCTGCCCGAGATCTACCGCAAGCTCGCGCGCGTCGGCTCCTACGGGGCGTTTTTCCCGTACTACATCTGCGGCGTCACGTTCCGGGCCAGCGATCTCGAGGGCCGCACCGTGGTGTTCCCGTGGATCCGGCAAGAAACGGGAAGGTGCGTGGACGAGTAA
- a CDS encoding MCE family protein: protein MLNYRGAQLMRAGFIGVVLIILVITVGLQPERLITWATSLRYEALFTEAGGLVSGNDVTVSGIKVGSVSSVELVNGDALVGFTIDGKYALGSDTTADIRTGTLLGERVLALESDGSGTLDRSRPIPTSRTTSPYSLTDAVSDLTANTAATDTDTLNQSLDTLAASLDQIAPQLGPTFDGLSRLSQSLNNRNESLAELLRTAGDVTGIFAERSKQVNELILNSNDLLAVLNERRYAITSLLNATSAVSQELTGIVADNEKELAPALEHLNTVVAMLEKNRDNLAKMLPGAAKYYITQGEIVANGAYYNALVPNLVFGQILQPFMDYAFGFRRGMDAGQPPDQAGPRAELPFPRNGIPQPGDLPDDGNP from the coding sequence ATGCTCAATTACCGCGGAGCACAGCTGATGAGGGCGGGCTTCATCGGCGTGGTCCTGATCATTTTGGTCATCACTGTCGGCCTGCAACCCGAACGGCTGATTACCTGGGCGACCTCGCTTCGGTATGAGGCGCTGTTCACCGAGGCGGGCGGTCTCGTGAGCGGTAACGATGTGACCGTGTCGGGTATCAAGGTCGGCTCGGTCTCGTCGGTCGAGCTCGTCAACGGCGATGCGCTGGTCGGCTTCACCATCGACGGCAAGTACGCGCTCGGCTCCGACACCACCGCGGATATCCGAACCGGCACGCTGCTCGGCGAGCGGGTGCTGGCACTGGAGTCCGACGGTAGCGGGACGTTGGATCGGAGCCGACCGATTCCGACGTCGCGAACGACGTCGCCGTACTCGCTGACCGACGCGGTTAGCGACCTGACCGCCAACACCGCCGCGACAGACACCGACACGCTCAATCAGTCACTGGACACCCTGGCGGCCAGCCTCGATCAGATTGCACCGCAACTGGGTCCGACATTCGACGGGCTCTCGCGATTGTCCCAGTCGCTCAACAACCGCAACGAAAGCCTCGCCGAGCTGCTGCGGACCGCCGGGGATGTCACCGGGATCTTCGCGGAGCGCAGCAAGCAGGTCAACGAGCTGATTCTCAATTCCAACGATCTGCTCGCGGTGCTCAACGAGCGCCGTTATGCGATCACCAGCCTGCTCAACGCCACTTCGGCGGTGTCTCAGGAGTTGACCGGCATAGTCGCCGACAACGAGAAAGAGTTGGCGCCGGCGTTGGAGCACCTGAACACGGTCGTCGCGATGCTGGAGAAGAACCGCGACAACCTCGCCAAGATGTTGCCCGGCGCGGCCAAGTACTACATCACGCAGGGCGAGATCGTGGCCAACGGCGCCTACTACAACGCGCTGGTGCCCAACCTGGTGTTCGGCCAGATCCTGCAGCCGTTCATGGACTACGCGTTCGGGTTCCGACGCGGCATGGACGCCGGCCAACCGCCGGACCAGGCGGGCCCGCGGGCCGAACTGCCCTTCCCCCGCAACGGAATTCCTCAGCCAGGAGACCTTCCCGATGATGGCAACCCGTAA